Proteins encoded together in one Lachnospiraceae bacterium JLR.KK008 window:
- a CDS encoding bifunctional 4-hydroxy-2-oxoglutarate aldolase/2-dehydro-3-deoxy-phosphogluconate aldolase produces MDMYSVVSKNPLLAIMRNVPLEKTIDYADAVVNGGIPFFEVALNSTHGLKQIRMLRDHFGDSCMIGAGTAITIERVKAALDAGAQFLLTPGTPPDVLEYCARHDIMLLPGVLTPCDVATALEFGFRTMKLFPAGSMPRSYVKDLKGPFDNTNYMAIGGVSPDNIHEFFEAGCISAGLASSLMPKSVVENGNWEEGSAYIRDLVKRALGQ; encoded by the coding sequence ATGGATATGTACTCTGTCGTCAGCAAAAACCCTCTGCTGGCTATCATGCGCAATGTACCGCTGGAAAAGACGATCGATTATGCCGACGCCGTCGTCAACGGCGGCATTCCATTTTTTGAAGTGGCGCTGAACAGCACACACGGACTTAAGCAGATCCGTATGCTCCGCGATCACTTCGGGGATTCCTGTATGATCGGTGCGGGCACCGCAATCACTATAGAGCGGGTGAAAGCCGCTCTCGATGCTGGCGCCCAGTTTCTGCTCACACCGGGGACACCGCCCGACGTACTCGAATACTGCGCCAGGCATGACATTATGCTGCTACCCGGCGTACTGACGCCCTGTGATGTGGCGACTGCGCTGGAGTTCGGTTTCCGGACGATGAAACTGTTTCCGGCAGGAAGTATGCCCCGCTCTTATGTCAAAGATTTGAAGGGTCCCTTTGACAATACCAACTACATGGCAATCGGCGGCGTCAGCCCGGACAACATTCACGAATTTTTTGAAGCCGGCTGTATCAGCGCCGGCCTGGCAAGCAGCCTGATGCCAAAAAGCGTCGTCGAAAATGGAAACTGGGAAGAAGGCTCCGCCTATATCCGCGATCTTGTAAAAAGAGCGCTCGGACAGTAG